A window of the Cucurbita pepo subsp. pepo cultivar mu-cu-16 chromosome LG01, ASM280686v2, whole genome shotgun sequence genome harbors these coding sequences:
- the LOC111810664 gene encoding uncharacterized protein LOC111810664 — translation MALDGCCNGDDFTAGSFFSIKTTLGDEFQGQVITFDANSNILILQEGSKSGPRRNIRLLKANYIKEFSFLGHGEDPIDLKKCYLDINTLRAREELAIRQAETDAERIGVGVTSEAQSIFDALSKTLPVRWDKSVIVVMNEVRVSNPYLPESVTGGTPAANDRVKKVLELERKRLQVRGGGQ, via the exons ATGGCACTGGATGGTTGCTGCAATGGAGATGACTTCACTGCTGGGTCCTTCTTCTCCATCAAGACAACCTTGGGCGATGAATTCCAAGGACAAGTCATTACTTTTGATGCCAATTCCAACATCCTCATCCTTC AAGAGGGTTCAAAGTCAGGACCTCGTAGAAACATAAGGCTGCTTAAGGCTAATTATATTAAggagttttcatttttgggaCATGGTGAAGATCCTATTGACCTCAAGAAGTGTTACTTGGATATCAATACTCTCCGGGCTCGAGAGGAACTGGCCATTAG GCAAGCTGAGACAGACGCGGAGAGGATAGGAGTGGGTGTGACCAGCGAGGCCCAGAGTATTTTTGACGCCTTATCTAAAAC GCTTCCTGTGCGTTGGGACAAGTCTGTCATTGTTGTAATGAATGAAGTACGTGTAAGCAATCCCTATCTACCAGAATCTGTTACTGGAGGCACTCCTGCTGCCAATGACCGGGTGAAGAAAGTG CTTGAACTGGAGAGGAAGCGGTTGCAAGTTCGTGGTGGTGGTCAGTGA
- the LOC111791900 gene encoding WAT1-related protein At1g70260-like has protein sequence MELRSGALLWGVVPFLAMVTLEGCTIGLTILAKTAITYGTNTFVFVVYTNAVASFLLLPYSFLFHFNDRTDYQQSLFSFPLLLRIFLLGFTGICVSQNLAFLGLSYSSPIVVCVMGLMLPAISFILSILLRRTKINWKSPSFITKVVGTVISVIGATSEELYLGPVVRQHPSSSLHLQFKQKLLVFTSTTDRWIMGGLLLAAATLCVSIWNIIQLGVVKQYSQVMKVASFYSLVGSLMSAAMAFFIVDDLNAWIIKSKFDIFLIIATGVFSGLIRNRVQIWCMQMKGPYYVPMFKPFGILFATFFGSTFFGDTFHYGSVMAAFIAGMGYLTVMWGQMNEDQGRDDESNDDLSSSRVPLLDEESKV, from the exons ATGGAGCTTAGGAGTGGAGCTTTGCTATGGGGAGTGGTTCCTTTTTTGGCGATGGTCACCTTGGAAGGCTGCACCATTGGACTAACTATTTTGGCTAAGACAGCCATTACTTATGGAACCAACacctttgtttttgttgtctaCACAAACGCTGTTgcttccttccttcttcttccttattcCTTCCTTTTTCACTTCAACGACAG AACGGATTATCAACAatctttgttttcctttcctctTCTCCTCCGAATCTTCCTCCTCGGCTTCACTGG GATATGTGTCTCTCAGAACCTTGCGTTTTTGGGCCTAAGCTACAGCTCTCCAATTGTTGTATGCGTAATGGGTCTTATGCTTCCAGccatttctttcattctctcaaTCCTTCTCAG GAGAACAAAAATTAACTGGAAAAGTCCAAGTTTCATTACAAAAGTAGTTGGCACAGTTATATCAGTTATAGGAGCTACATCGGAGGAGCTTTACCTAGGCCCCGTTGTTCGTCAGcatccatcttcttctttacaTTTACAATTCAAACAAAAGCTCTTGGTCTTCACTTCAACCACAGATCGTTGGATCATGGGTGGCCTTTTATTAGCAGCTGCCACTCTATGTGTCTCAATATGGAACATCATTCAG TTGGGTGTGGTGAAACAATACTCACAAGTCATGAAAGTTGCCTCCTTTTATAGTTTGGTGGGCAGTTTAATGTCCGCAGCCATGGCTTTCTTTATTGTCGATGACTTGAATGCATGgataatcaaatcaaaattcgACATCTTTCTAATCATTGCAACG GGTGTTTTTAGCGGTTTGATTAGGAATCGAGTgcaaatatggtgcatgcaaaTGAAAGGGCCATATTACGTGCCCATGTTCAAGCCGTTTGGTATTCTTTTTGCTACTTTCTTTGGCTCCACCTTTTTTGGAGATACTTTCCACTACGGAAG TGTGATGGCGGCGTTCATAGCTGGAATGGGATATTTGACTGTAATGTGGGGGcaaatgaatgaagatcaAGGAAGAGATGATGAAAGCAACGATGATTTGTCTTCTTCTAGAGTTCCACTTCTGGATGAAGAATCAAAAGTGTAA
- the LOC111810630 gene encoding protein ALTERED XYLOGLUCAN 4, which translates to MVSITNLLKEPRHSQFIKKLVPWTIYALLPIALFRLYCHPIHLPDSPIHRTPQIIPSSSSSSLSPPHFSPSSVHEEEEEVNAINETPCDYTDGQWVPDKLGPLYNGSTCGTIKDAQNCIVHGRSDLGYLYWRWKPHKCSLPRFDPSKFFHFMTNKHIAFIGDSMARNQLESLLCILASVSTPELVYTSGEDNKFRRWNFPSHNLTVSVYWSPFLVDGIEKSNAGPNHNELFLHRVNEKWAVDLDDFNLVVFSIGHWYLHPAVYYEGDDSIMGCHYCPGLNHTEIGFYDALRKGLRTTFEAVIDRRGSSSSNELGIFLATFSPSHFEGEWDKAGACPKTKPYKESEKKLEGMDAEIRAIEVEEVEEAKGRAKQSGGLRIAALDVTKLSLLRPDGHPGPYMHPFPYGNGGVGERVQNDCVHWCLPGPVDTWNEILLQIMNTWEQQSGL; encoded by the exons ATGGTGTCCATTACCAATCTCTTGAAGGAGCCGAGGCATTCACAGTTCATCAAAAAGCTCGTTCCTTGGACCATTTATGCCCTTCTCCCCATCGCCCTCTTCCGCTTGTATTGTCATCCAATCCATCTCCCAGATTCTCCCATTCATCGAACCCCCCAAATCataccttcttcttcttcttcttctttgtcgCCTCCTCATTTCTCACCTTCCTCTGTTCATGAAG aagaagaagaagttaaTGCGATTAATGAAACTCCCTGTGACTACACCGACGGCCAATGGGTCCCCGACAAACTGGGACCTTTATACAATGGCTCAACCTGCGGCACAATTAAAGACGCCCAAAATTGCATCGTTCATGGCCGCTCTGATTTGGGCTATCTCTATTGGCGATGGAAGCCCCACAAATGCTCTCTCCCAAGGTTCGATCCCAGTAAATTTTTTCACTTCATGACTAACAAACACATCGCCTTCATCGGCGATTCAATGGCGAGGAACCAATTAGAGTCCCTCCTCTGTATTTTAGCCTCTGTTTCCACTCCGGAACTCGTTTACACTTCCGGCGAGGACAACAAATTCCGGCGATGGAATTTCCCATCTCATAATCTCACCGTTTCGGTCTACTGGTCGCCGTTTCTCGTCGACGGAATTGAAAAATCAAACGCCGGCCCTAACCACAATGAACTGTTCTTACATCGCGTAAACGAGAAATGGGCTGTGgatttggatgattttaacTTAGTAGTGTTCTCAATCGGGCATTGGTATTTACATCCCGCAGTGTATTACGAAGGGGATGATTCTATAATGGGTTGCCATTACTGCCCTGGTTTGAACCACACCGAGATCGGATTCTACGACGCGTTGAGAAAGGGATTGAGGACGACATTTGAGGCTGTAATCGACAGAAGGGGTTCGTCAAGCAGCAATGAATTGGGTATCTTTTTAGCGACATTTTCGCCGTCGCATTTTGAAGGAGAGTGGGACAAGGCAGGGGCGTGTCCTAAAACGAAGCCGTATAAGGAAAGCGAGAAGAAATTGGAGGGAATGGATGCGGAAATAAGGGCGATTGAAGTGGAGGAGGTGGAAGAAGCGAAGGGGAGAGCGAAGCAGAGTGGGGGGCTGAGAATTGCAGCGTTGGATGTGACGAAACTTTCATTGCTGAGGCCTGATGGGCACCCTGGGCCTTACATGCATCCGTTTCCATACGGCAATGGCGGCGTTGGGGAGCGGGTTCAGAATGATTGCGTTCATTGGTGCCTGCCTGGGCCTGTGGACACTTGGAATGAGATACTCCTGCAGATCATGAACACCTGGGAGCAGCAATCTGGATTGTGA
- the LOC111777821 gene encoding RING-H2 finger protein ATL46-like — MSFVVHPQTRDILVSPSIAPLQPSSSLAYNSDYQKQSAPPSSSSSKISPAVLLVIVILALLFFISGLLHLLVRLLVKQRSSPSSIPESNSNRFLEMSDSSAFQRQLQQLFHLHDSGLDQAFIDALPVFLYKEIVGLKEPFDCAVCLCEFSELDKLRLLPTCSHAFHIDCIDTWLLSNSTCPLCRGTLYSPGLAIENPVYGFEDSEETEESTEDGRRISIPTAQKAPESDINGEKRVFSIRLGKFRNLNSNGGVRGLEKGEGETSSSSSSLGARRCYSMGSYQYIVADSELQVALSTSNLRDSQTGNCSVDDDNAEGKKIKIGSKNESFSVSKIWLWSKKGRQPSGADTHVLRAN; from the coding sequence ATGTCATTTGTTGTTCATCCTCAAACCAGGGACATTCTGGTTAGTCCTTCCATTGCCCCTCTGcaaccttcttcttcattggcATATAACAGCGACTACCAAAAACAATCAGCTCCTCCCAGTTCCTCTAGCAGTAAGATAAGCCCTGCTGTTCTTCTAGTCATAGTTATTCTAGctcttctctttttcatcTCTGGTCTTCTTCACTTGCTTGTGAGATTACTTGTGAAGCAAAGATCTTCACCATCATCAATTCCTGAATCCAATAGTAATAGGTTTCTGGAAATGTCTGATTCATCTGCCTTCCAAAGACAGCTACAGCAGCTCTTCCATCTTCATGATTCGGGTTTAGATCAAGCCTTCATAGATGCACTCCCTGTGTTCCTTTACAAAGAGATAGTGGGATTAAAAGAGCCATTTGATTGTGCTGTATGTCTTTGTGAATTTTCAGAACTAGACAAGCTAAGATTGCTCCCTACTTGCAGTCATGCTTTTCACATAGATTGTATAGACACATGGTTGCTTTCTAACTCAACGTGCCCTCTTTGTAGAGGGACCCTTTACTCACCTGGACTTGCCATTGAAAACCCTGTATATGGTTTTGAAGATtcagaagaaacagaggaatctACAGAGGATGGAAGAAGAATTAGTATCCCTACAGCTCAAAAAGCTCCAGAGAGTGACATTAATGGTGAAAAGAGAGTGTTTTCAATCAGACTTGGGAAGTTTAGGAACTTGAATAGTAATGGAGGAGTGAGAGGCTTGGagaaaggagaaggagaaaccAGCAGTAGCAGCAGCAGCTTGGGTGCAAGAAGATGCTATTCAATGGGATCTTATCAGTATATTGTAGCTGATTCAGAATTGCAAGTGGCTTTAAGTACGAGCAATCTAAGAGATTCACAAACTGGGAATTGCTCagttgatgatgataatgCAGAAGGGAAGAAGATTAAGATTGGAAGTAAAAATGAAAGCTTTTCTGTTTCGAAGATCTGGTTATGGTCCAAGAAGGGTCGACAGCCAAGTGGCGCAGACACCCATGTGCTGCGAGCTAATTAA
- the LOC111791959 gene encoding protein RICE SALT SENSITIVE 3-like, whose amino-acid sequence MEQRLSLVATTHLLQHTLRSLCIHHNSHWVYAVFWRILPRNYPPPKWENHGAFDRSRGNWRNWILVWEDGFCNFAASSSSEENGGGGGGGEFPGSSVVYGLQPCRGLQPELFFKMSHEIYNYGEGLIGKVGADRSHKWIYKEPIDNQDVKFLPTWHSSADSHPRTWEAQFQSGIKTIALIAVKEGVIQLGAIQKVTEDLSLVLQLRKKFCYIESIPGVLLPHPLSSSPPPYIEAGTAMAAYESPEMGRFQASGIMGPADHQFVYNNYNQQQQVRITPSMSSLEALLAKLPSVVPPEAEGGRGHQTLELLAMERVAKVEINDEDDQVVYTQLLHRYHDCDITTSSHNHGF is encoded by the exons ATGGAACAGCGCCTTAGTTTGGTAGCCACTACTCATCTTCTGCAGCACACTCTCAGAAGCTTGTGTATTCATCATAATTCCCACTGGGTTTATGCTGTTTTTTGGCGGATCCTTCCTCGAAATTACCCACCTCcaaa ATGGGAAAATCATGGCGCTTTTGATCGGTCAAGAGGAAATTGGAGGAATTG GATTCTGGTGTGGGAAGATGGTTTTTGCAATTTTGCAGCGTCATCATCCTCCGAGGAGaacggcggcggtggcggcggcggtgaaTTTCCGGGATCATCGGTGGTGTATGGGTTGCAACCTTGTCGGGGTCTGCAGCCGGAGCTGTTCTTCAAGATGTCACATGAGATCTACAATTATGGAGAAGG ATTGATCGGGAAAGTGGGTGCTGATCGGAGCCATaaatggatttataaagaaCCCATTGATAATCaagatgttaaatttttaccCACATGGCATAGTTCTGCTGATTCT CATCCTAGAACTTGGGAAGCTCAGTTTCAATCAGGCATTAAG aCCATAGCTTTGATTGCAGTGAAAGAGGGCGTAATCCAATTGGGAGCAATTCAGAAG GTGACAGAAGACTTAAGCTTGGTGCTACAATTAAGGAAGAAATTCTGCTACATAGAAAGCATCCCAGGTGTTCTACTGCCTCACCCTCTAAGCTCATCACCTCCGCCATACATCGAGGCGGGCACCGCCATGGCGGCCTACGAGAGCCCGGAGATGGGGCGGTTCCAAGCGAGTGGCATCATGGGTCCAGCAGATCACCAATTTGTGTACAACAATTACAACCAGCAGCAGCAGGTGAGAATAACACCATCAATGAGCAGCCTGGAAGCGCTGCTGGCAAAGCTGCCGTCAGTGGTGCCGCCGGAAGCAGAGGGAGGACGTGGGCATCAAACTTTGGAGCTTTTGGCAATGGAAAGAGTTGCAAAAGTTGAGATtaatgatgaagatgatcaGGTGGTCTACACCCAACTCCTCCATCGCTATCATGATTGTGATATAACTACCAGCTCCCATAATCATggattttag
- the LOC111810655 gene encoding MLP-like protein 423: MASDGTLNVEVDVKSVAPKFWNSMRDSTIIFPKAFPHDYKSIEVLEGDGKAVGSVRLITYSEGSSLVKDSKERIEAVDEEAMTVSYSVIEGDLLKYYKSFKGHIGVIPKEDGSGSKVKWSCEFEKASEEVPDPHVIKDFVVKNFLELDDYVLQQP, from the exons ATGGCTTCTGATGGAACGCTTAACGTCGAGGTCGACGTGAAGTCGGTTGCACCCAAGTTCTGGAATTCCATGAGGGACTCAACCATCATCTTCCCCAAGGCCTTCCCCCATGACTACAAAAGCATTGAAGTTCTTGAAGGCGATGGGAAAGCGGTCGGTTCTGTTCGCCTCATTACATACTCTGAGG GTTCTTCGCTCGTGAAGGATTCGAAAGAGCGGATCGAGGCCGTGGACGAGGAAGCGATGACGGTTTCTTACAGCGTGATTGAAGGGGATCTTCTGAAGTATTACAAGAGTTTCAAGGGGCACATTGGTGTGATTCCTAAAGAAGATGGGAGTGGAAGTAAAGTGAAATGGAGTTGTGAGTTTGAGAAAGCGAGTGAGGAGGTTCCTGATCCTCATGTCATTAAGGACTTTGTGGTGAAGAATTTCCTGGAACTGGACGACTACGTTCTGCAGCAGCCATAG